Proteins from one Streptococcus mitis B6 genomic window:
- a CDS encoding Xaa-Pro dipeptidyl-peptidase, with translation MRFNQFSYLALPIDTIIFELKKYGFDLPVNITNKKMLEEFLIRFFFNYKDSTYPLSSLAVDKETDLLTFFQSDKELTADIFYTVAFQLLGFSYLVDFEDSDAFRKETAFPIVYGDLIENLYQLLNTRTKKGNTLIDQLVSDGLIPEDNDYHYFNGKSLATFSSHDVIREVVYVESRVDTDQKGLPDLVKVSIIRPRYDGQIPAIMTASPYHQGTNDKASDKALYKMEGKLEVKSAHKIELEEPQLNLVQPQGQAELVSKAEEKLTHINASYTLNDYFLPRGFANLYVSGVGTKDSTGFMTNGDYQQIEAYKNVIDWLNGRCRAFTDHTRLRQVKADWSNGKVATTGLSYLGTMSNGLATTGVDGLEVIIAEAGISSWYNYYRENGLVTSPGGYPGEDFDSLAELTYSRNLLAGDYIRGNEAHQADLEKVKEQLDRKSGDYNQFWHDRNYLLNADKVKAEVVFTHGSQDWNVKPLHVYQMFHALPAHINKHLFFHNGAHVYMNNWQSIDFRESMNALLTKKLLGEETDFQLPTVIWQDNTAPQTWLSLDTFGEQDNFESFSLGQEEQVIQNQYSDKDFERYGKTYQTFNTELYQGKANQITIDLPVTKDLHLNGHAQLNLRIKSSTNKGLLSAQLLEFGQRKYLQPYPAILSSRTIDNGRYYMLENLCELPFRENAQRVVTKGYFNLQNRNDLLLVEDITADEWMDVQFELQPTIYKLKEGDTLRLVLYTTDFEITIRDNTAYHLTVDLEQSTLILPCQKV, from the coding sequence ATGCGTTTTAATCAATTCAGCTATTTAGCGCTACCTATAGATACAATTATCTTTGAATTAAAAAAGTATGGATTTGATTTACCAGTCAACATTACAAATAAAAAAATGCTCGAGGAGTTTCTTATTCGTTTCTTTTTTAATTACAAAGATAGCACCTATCCCCTATCCAGTTTAGCAGTTGATAAAGAAACTGACTTACTGACATTTTTTCAGTCAGACAAAGAACTGACTGCAGATATTTTCTATACTGTAGCCTTTCAACTCTTAGGCTTTTCTTACTTGGTTGACTTTGAAGACAGTGATGCTTTTCGTAAAGAGACTGCTTTTCCCATTGTATATGGTGACTTGATTGAAAATCTCTATCAGTTACTCAATACTCGCACCAAAAAGGGAAATACTCTTATCGACCAACTTGTTAGTGATGGTCTTATTCCTGAGGATAATGACTACCACTACTTTAACGGCAAGAGTTTGGCTACTTTTTCTAGCCATGATGTCATTCGTGAAGTCGTTTACGTTGAATCTCGTGTCGATACTGACCAAAAAGGGCTACCAGACTTAGTCAAGGTCAGCATTATTCGTCCTCGTTATGACGGGCAAATTCCTGCTATCATGACTGCAAGTCCCTATCATCAAGGAACAAATGACAAAGCCAGTGATAAGGCTCTCTACAAGATGGAAGGTAAGCTTGAGGTTAAATCTGCTCACAAGATTGAGCTAGAGGAGCCTCAACTAAATCTTGTCCAACCTCAAGGTCAAGCTGAGCTAGTGTCAAAAGCTGAAGAAAAGCTAACGCACATCAACGCTAGCTATACACTCAACGACTACTTCCTTCCACGAGGGTTTGCTAATCTCTATGTCTCAGGTGTTGGTACCAAAGACTCCACAGGTTTCATGACTAATGGAGACTACCAACAAATCGAGGCCTATAAAAATGTCATTGATTGGCTCAATGGTCGTTGCCGTGCCTTCACTGACCACACACGCCTGCGTCAAGTCAAGGCTGACTGGTCAAATGGAAAAGTAGCTACAACTGGACTTTCCTATCTAGGTACCATGTCCAATGGTCTAGCGACTACAGGTGTAGATGGGTTAGAAGTCATTATTGCCGAGGCAGGCATTTCTTCATGGTACAATTACTATCGTGAAAACGGTCTGGTGACTAGCCCAGGTGGATATCCAGGGGAGGACTTTGACTCTCTCGCTGAACTAACCTACTCTCGTAATCTCTTGGCTGGTGACTATATCCGTGGTAATGAGGCTCACCAAGCTGACTTAGAAAAAGTAAAAGAACAGTTAGATCGCAAATCTGGTGACTACAATCAATTTTGGCATGACCGAAACTATCTGCTCAATGCTGATAAAGTAAAGGCAGAGGTTGTCTTTACCCATGGTTCACAGGATTGGAATGTCAAACCACTTCATGTTTACCAGATGTTCCATGCTCTTCCTGCTCATATCAATAAGCACCTCTTTTTCCATAATGGTGCCCATGTTTACATGAACAACTGGCAGTCCATTGACTTCCGTGAGTCCATGAACGCCTTATTGACTAAGAAATTACTGGGAGAAGAGACAGATTTTCAACTTCCTACTGTCATTTGGCAGGACAATACAGCTCCTCAGACTTGGCTATCACTTGATACCTTCGGTGAGCAAGATAACTTTGAATCCTTCTCACTTGGTCAAGAAGAGCAAGTTATTCAAAACCAGTACTCAGATAAGGATTTTGAGCGTTATGGTAAGACCTACCAGACCTTCAATACAGAACTCTATCAAGGGAAAGCCAATCAGATTACTATTGACCTTCCTGTAACCAAAGACCTTCACTTGAACGGTCATGCTCAGCTCAATCTACGTATCAAATCCAGTACAAATAAGGGGCTCTTATCTGCCCAACTGCTAGAATTTGGACAGAGGAAATACCTACAACCTTATCCAGCTATTTTAAGTTCTAGAACCATTGACAACGGTCGCTACTACATGTTGGAAAATCTCTGTGAATTGCCTTTTCGTGAAAATGCACAACGCGTCGTGACAAAAGGCTATTTCAATTTGCAAAATAGAAATGATTTACTGTTAGTAGAGGATATTACTGCAGATGAATGGATGGATGTGCAATTTGAACTGCAACCAACTATTTACAAGTTAAAAGAAGGAGATACTCTTCGTTTAGTCCTCTATACTACTGACTTTGAAATCACAATCCGTGACAATACCGCTTACCACCTGACTGTTGATCTTGAACAGTCTACTCTTATCCTACCTTGTCAAAAGGTATAA